In the Deinococcus radiophilus genome, one interval contains:
- a CDS encoding CopZ family metallochaperone yields the protein MTHIENNQMMTDLKIEGMSCGHCVAAVEKALRGVEGVEAASVNLDEGTATVQGNVDLTTLMAAVAEEGYTATPKES from the coding sequence ATGACCCATATCGAAAACAACCAAATGATGACCGACCTGAAGATTGAGGGCATGAGCTGTGGCCACTGTGTGGCGGCGGTGGAAAAGGCGCTGCGCGGTGTGGAGGGCGTAGAAGCTGCCAGCGTGAATCTGGACGAAGGCACTGCTACGGTGCAGGGCAATGTAGATCTGACCACTCTGATGGCTGCCGTGGCCGAAGAAGGCTATACCGCTACCCCCAAGGAAAGCTGA
- a CDS encoding metal-sensitive transcriptional regulator: MPESERLAARRRLSVAQGHLQSIVKMLDNPEVYCVDVLRQIKAVQGALDGAGRVVLRGHLQSHVATAAERGDTEQIVEELMHALKYR, translated from the coding sequence ATGCCTGAGTCTGAGCGGTTGGCGGCGCGGCGACGGCTCAGCGTGGCGCAGGGCCATCTCCAGAGCATCGTGAAGATGCTGGACAACCCCGAGGTTTACTGCGTGGATGTGCTGCGCCAGATCAAAGCTGTGCAGGGTGCGCTGGACGGTGCAGGCCGTGTGGTGTTGCGCGGACACCTCCAGAGTCATGTGGCGACTGCCGCTGAGCGGGGTGATACAGAGCAAATCGTTGAGGAGCTGATGCACGCTCTCAAGTACCGCTGA
- a CDS encoding catalase, whose protein sequence is MSHDKPDAKTAPSNPKVQDLSSDTAPRSEQDRLTDNFGHAISDDNNSLRAGVRGPTLLEDHLVREKLHHFDHERIPERIVHARGAAAHGYFELTDSLAEYTTAQVLTEVGKKTPVFTRFSTVPGSRGSADTPRSIRGFAVRFYTDEGNWDIVGNNVPVFFIQDAIKFPDLVHALRPEPHNEIPQAASAHDTFWDFISLTSEAIHTIMWEMSDRALPRYFDTMQGFGVHTFRLINAEGKSTFVKYHWQPVNGVHSLVWDESQKIAGKDPDFQRRAMWETIDGGGTYEWDFGVQLFTEAQASEWDFDILDPSKIIPEDLVPVRTIGRMVLNRNPDNFFAETEQVGYKPTNLVPGMDFTNDPLMQGRLFSYLDTQLIRLGSPNWQYLPINRPLNQVANNQRDGYMRHTINPGRVAYRPASLDGGSPLEVPRDQGGFVSYPEPVSGEKLRVRAESFADHFGQARLFWNSMTPIEREHICKAFQFELSKVETREVRVRMLDLLEQVHPLLASQVAVALGEAPRAEQVAKPGGTADSAEEMELLATAEAQPSASGGLTKAKNLSMEEQPPKGIRNRQVAILAADGVDTDQVKAIMQALKAEGAKGHVLGQHLGDLGGVEAKKTLGNSHMVLFDAVIVPGGAEHVQALMEDGDAQAYLLEAYKHAKPIAAYGEAQALLADSDLARITGQDLGEMQDLGILSAEQPDLAQFVQTLAQHRFWGRPKVSRISN, encoded by the coding sequence GTGAGCCACGATAAACCCGATGCGAAGACCGCCCCTAGCAATCCCAAAGTCCAGGACCTGTCTTCAGACACTGCTCCCCGTTCCGAACAAGACCGCCTGACCGATAACTTTGGTCATGCGATCAGTGACGACAACAACTCGCTGAGGGCCGGGGTACGGGGGCCGACCTTGTTGGAAGACCATCTGGTCCGTGAAAAGCTACATCATTTTGACCATGAGCGTATCCCGGAGCGCATTGTTCATGCCCGCGGTGCAGCAGCGCACGGTTACTTTGAGCTGACCGACTCGCTGGCTGAATACACAACAGCTCAGGTGCTGACCGAAGTCGGCAAGAAAACACCTGTGTTTACCCGCTTTTCTACTGTGCCAGGCTCACGTGGTTCAGCAGATACCCCACGTAGCATTCGTGGCTTTGCAGTGCGCTTCTATACCGATGAAGGCAACTGGGACATTGTGGGTAACAACGTGCCGGTGTTCTTTATTCAGGACGCGATCAAGTTTCCTGATCTGGTCCATGCCCTGCGTCCTGAGCCACACAATGAGATCCCACAGGCCGCCAGCGCCCATGACACGTTCTGGGACTTTATTTCTCTGACTTCCGAAGCCATTCACACGATCATGTGGGAGATGTCGGACCGGGCGCTGCCACGTTACTTCGACACGATGCAGGGCTTTGGGGTGCATACCTTCCGCCTGATCAATGCGGAGGGTAAGAGCACCTTCGTGAAGTACCACTGGCAGCCGGTGAATGGGGTACATTCGCTGGTCTGGGACGAATCGCAGAAGATTGCGGGCAAAGACCCTGATTTTCAGCGCCGCGCCATGTGGGAAACTATTGATGGGGGCGGAACATACGAATGGGATTTCGGAGTGCAGCTGTTTACAGAGGCGCAGGCCAGCGAATGGGATTTTGACATCCTGGACCCCAGCAAGATCATTCCTGAAGACTTGGTTCCGGTGCGGACCATTGGCCGCATGGTGCTGAACCGCAATCCTGACAATTTCTTTGCCGAAACTGAGCAGGTGGGCTACAAGCCGACCAATCTGGTTCCTGGGATGGACTTTACCAACGACCCACTGATGCAGGGTCGGCTGTTCTCTTACCTGGACACCCAATTGATCCGCCTGGGAAGCCCCAACTGGCAGTACCTGCCGATCAACCGTCCTCTCAATCAGGTCGCCAACAACCAGCGTGACGGCTACATGCGCCATACCATCAATCCTGGGCGTGTAGCTTATCGCCCGGCTTCGCTGGACGGAGGCTCACCTCTGGAAGTGCCCCGTGACCAGGGGGGGTTCGTGAGTTACCCGGAGCCGGTCAGTGGCGAAAAACTGCGTGTCCGCGCCGAGAGCTTTGCAGATCACTTTGGGCAGGCGCGTCTGTTCTGGAACTCCATGACTCCCATTGAGCGCGAACATATCTGCAAGGCTTTCCAGTTTGAGCTCAGCAAGGTGGAAACCCGTGAAGTGCGCGTGCGGATGCTGGATTTGTTAGAACAGGTGCACCCACTGTTGGCTTCACAGGTGGCTGTGGCTTTGGGTGAAGCACCCCGTGCCGAACAGGTTGCCAAGCCTGGAGGAACTGCCGATAGCGCCGAAGAAATGGAATTGCTTGCTACTGCCGAGGCTCAGCCAAGTGCATCGGGTGGGCTGACCAAAGCCAAGAATCTGAGTATGGAGGAGCAGCCACCTAAGGGCATCCGTAACCGCCAGGTGGCGATTCTGGCCGCGGATGGTGTCGACACTGACCAGGTAAAAGCAATCATGCAGGCCCTCAAAGCCGAAGGCGCCAAGGGACATGTACTTGGGCAGCATCTCGGTGACTTGGGCGGCGTAGAAGCCAAGAAGACGCTGGGCAACTCACATATGGTGCTGTTTGACGCCGTCATCGTCCCTGGCGGTGCTGAGCACGTCCAGGCGCTGATGGAAGACGGCGATGCGCAGGCCTACCTGCTCGAAGCCTACAAGCACGCCAAGCCCATCGCTGCATATGGCGAGGCACAGGCACTGCTGGCCGACTCGGATCTGGCCCGGATCACGGGTCAGGATCTCGGGGAGATGCAAGACCTGGGCATCTTGAGTGCCGAACAACCTGATCTGGCCCAGTTTGTGCAAACCTTGGCGCAGCACCGCTTCTGGGGCCGTCCCAAGGTGAGCCGCATCAGTAACTGA
- a CDS encoding nucleotide sugar dehydrogenase, which translates to MQSSDNQLKAKIQDRTARIGVVGLGYVGLPFLVEKAKVGFKVTGFDRNPERAAQVAAGENYISDVRDEDLRDVVERGLVDATTDLDRLGEMDVIVICVPTPLDQNLSPDLSYVKGVTEDIARRLRPGQLVSLESTTYPGTTEEVMRPILEAGGLKAGEDFFLAHSPERVDPGNKRYTTKNTNKVVGGNDPVSLDVAVTFYKQAIEHIVPVSSAKAAELVKVYENTFRAVNIALANEIALLCDRMDLDVWEVLDAAFTKPFGIMPFYPGPGVGGHCIPLDPHYLEWKAREHNFQTHFIALAGEVNRKMPEFVVDKASRVLNMDRKPLNGSRVLLLGMAYKSDLDDYRESPAIHIYRLLQEAGADVSFHDTWTPEIREHGVEAQGVDLTDERLQNSDLVIITTQHSDVDYERVLRLAPRVLDTRNATKQLTPELKREKVVML; encoded by the coding sequence GTGCAAAGTTCCGACAATCAATTGAAGGCCAAGATCCAGGACAGAACTGCCCGTATCGGTGTCGTGGGACTGGGATATGTTGGCCTGCCATTTCTGGTAGAGAAGGCCAAAGTAGGTTTCAAGGTCACTGGGTTTGACCGTAATCCTGAACGTGCGGCTCAGGTCGCGGCAGGCGAGAACTACATCAGCGACGTGCGGGATGAGGATCTCAGGGATGTGGTTGAGCGTGGTCTGGTTGACGCCACCACCGACCTAGACCGCCTGGGCGAAATGGACGTCATTGTGATCTGCGTGCCTACGCCGCTTGACCAGAACCTCTCTCCTGATCTCAGCTATGTCAAAGGAGTGACCGAGGACATCGCCCGTCGTCTGCGACCCGGCCAACTGGTCAGCCTGGAAAGCACCACTTATCCTGGGACCACTGAAGAAGTGATGCGTCCCATCCTTGAAGCGGGTGGGCTGAAAGCAGGCGAGGACTTCTTCCTGGCGCATTCGCCCGAGCGCGTTGATCCCGGCAATAAGCGCTATACCACCAAGAACACCAACAAGGTGGTCGGGGGCAACGATCCAGTCAGTCTGGATGTAGCCGTCACTTTCTATAAGCAGGCCATTGAACATATCGTGCCTGTGAGCAGTGCCAAGGCCGCCGAGCTGGTCAAGGTCTACGAGAATACTTTCCGGGCTGTCAACATTGCGCTGGCCAACGAAATCGCGCTGCTGTGTGACCGCATGGACTTGGATGTCTGGGAGGTCTTGGACGCAGCCTTTACCAAACCGTTTGGGATCATGCCCTTTTACCCCGGTCCTGGCGTGGGTGGACACTGTATTCCCCTGGATCCGCATTACCTGGAATGGAAAGCCCGCGAGCACAACTTCCAGACCCATTTCATCGCACTGGCAGGCGAAGTCAACCGCAAGATGCCTGAATTTGTGGTCGACAAGGCCAGCCGCGTACTGAACATGGACCGCAAACCTCTTAATGGCAGCCGGGTGCTACTGCTGGGTATGGCATACAAGAGCGATCTGGACGACTACCGTGAATCGCCCGCGATCCACATCTACCGTCTACTTCAGGAAGCCGGAGCAGATGTCAGCTTCCACGACACCTGGACACCGGAAATTCGGGAACATGGTGTGGAAGCCCAGGGCGTGGACCTGACGGATGAGCGACTGCAGAACTCCGACCTGGTCATCATCACCACTCAACACAGCGACGTGGACTATGAGCGGGTGCTGCGCTTGGCCCCTAGGGTGTTGGATACTCGTAACGCCACCAAGCAGCTGACCCCAGAGCTGAAGCGTGAAAAAGTGGTCATGCTGTAA
- a CDS encoding sugar transferase, with product MSWAQRVVQRTLKRVIDVVVSAVGLVIFAPLLTVVAALVRKQLGSPVLFRQQRPGLRGRPFYLYKFRTMTDARGPDGQLLSDAERLPTFGRLLRATSLDELPSLLNVLKGDMSLVGPRPLLLDYLPLYSPRQARRHEVRPGITGWAQVNGRNAISWAQKFEYDVWYVDHQNLALDFRILLLTLKKVVHREGISAQGEVTMPKFTGDGPENK from the coding sequence ATGTCATGGGCTCAAAGGGTTGTACAACGGACACTCAAACGAGTGATAGATGTGGTGGTTTCAGCGGTGGGACTGGTGATCTTCGCACCGCTGCTGACCGTGGTGGCCGCACTGGTCCGTAAGCAACTGGGAAGTCCTGTGCTTTTCCGGCAACAACGACCTGGTCTGCGTGGGCGGCCATTTTATCTGTACAAATTTCGCACCATGACCGACGCCAGAGGACCAGATGGCCAGCTGCTGAGTGATGCGGAGCGTCTCCCTACCTTTGGCCGGCTGCTGCGGGCCACCAGCCTGGATGAGCTACCGAGCCTGTTGAATGTTCTCAAGGGGGATATGAGCCTGGTAGGCCCCCGACCATTACTGCTGGATTATTTGCCGCTCTATTCACCCCGGCAGGCCCGTCGCCACGAGGTTAGACCTGGCATCACTGGTTGGGCACAGGTCAATGGACGTAATGCCATCAGCTGGGCGCAAAAGTTCGAATACGACGTGTGGTATGTGGATCATCAAAACCTGGCCCTAGACTTCCGGATCCTCCTGCTCACTCTGAAAAAAGTAGTCCACCGCGAGGGGATCAGCGCCCAGGGGGAGGTCACCATGCCCAAATTTACCGGTGACGGCCCAGAGAACAAGTAG
- a CDS encoding DegT/DnrJ/EryC1/StrS family aminotransferase: MSKASVSAPPQVAKPAWPSWPVFPEDERQAVMDVLVSGRVNYWTGNEAREFEREYAEYLGVPHAIALHNGTLALELALQAFGIDSGEVITTSRTFIASASAAVMRGCVPVIADVDRDSQNVTAETIRPLINERTRAIIPVHLAGWPCDMDSIMALAEEHGLIVIEDCAQAHGAFYKGRPVGSIGHAGAFSFCQDKIMTTGGEGGLLALKDEEVWKRAWAFKDHGKSYDAVYNREHPPGFRWLHESFGTNWRMLEVQAAIGRLQLRKLPEWIRQRQAHAAVLNRRLAEFPSIRLTLPPQDVQHAYYKYYVFVEQPALKGGWDRDRIMTEIAAQGVPAFSGSCSEIYLEKAFTDAGYGPQERLPVAQELGETSLMFLVHPTLSEADMEAMADVICSVVKEATR; the protein is encoded by the coding sequence ATGAGCAAGGCGAGTGTCAGCGCACCCCCACAAGTGGCTAAACCGGCCTGGCCCTCCTGGCCTGTTTTTCCGGAGGATGAACGTCAGGCCGTAATGGATGTGCTGGTGTCGGGCCGCGTGAACTACTGGACTGGCAACGAAGCCCGTGAATTTGAGCGTGAATACGCTGAATATCTGGGAGTGCCGCACGCCATTGCCCTGCACAACGGTACGTTGGCGCTGGAGCTGGCGCTGCAAGCTTTTGGTATCGATTCTGGAGAAGTGATCACCACTTCGCGGACCTTTATCGCGTCCGCAAGTGCAGCTGTGATGCGCGGGTGTGTCCCAGTGATTGCGGACGTAGACCGGGACAGCCAGAACGTTACCGCCGAAACCATCCGCCCGCTGATTAATGAGCGGACCCGTGCCATCATCCCGGTGCATCTGGCGGGCTGGCCCTGCGACATGGACTCGATCATGGCGCTGGCCGAAGAACATGGTCTGATCGTGATTGAGGACTGTGCCCAGGCGCACGGTGCCTTTTACAAGGGCCGCCCGGTAGGCAGCATTGGGCACGCGGGGGCCTTTTCCTTTTGTCAGGACAAGATCATGACCACTGGTGGTGAGGGTGGTTTGCTGGCCCTCAAGGATGAAGAGGTCTGGAAGCGGGCCTGGGCTTTTAAGGACCACGGCAAAAGCTACGACGCCGTGTACAACCGCGAACACCCTCCTGGCTTTCGCTGGTTGCACGAATCGTTTGGAACCAACTGGCGGATGTTGGAAGTCCAGGCGGCCATTGGACGTCTCCAACTCCGTAAGCTGCCGGAGTGGATTCGGCAGCGCCAAGCCCACGCAGCAGTGCTGAACCGCCGCCTGGCCGAGTTTCCCAGTATCCGTCTGACCTTGCCCCCACAGGACGTGCAGCACGCCTACTACAAGTACTACGTTTTTGTCGAGCAACCGGCACTGAAAGGCGGCTGGGACCGCGACCGGATCATGACGGAAATCGCAGCGCAGGGCGTGCCGGCCTTCAGCGGGTCGTGCTCCGAGATTTATCTTGAAAAGGCTTTTACCGACGCAGGGTATGGCCCCCAAGAGCGGCTACCAGTGGCTCAGGAACTGGGTGAAACCTCACTGATGTTCCTGGTGCACCCCACACTCAGCGAAGCGGATATGGAAGCAATGGCTGACGTGATTTGCAGTGTGGTGAAGGAAGCGACTCGCTAA
- a CDS encoding polysaccharide biosynthesis protein has protein sequence MTQPSIPPTSNSPASHPVYRAHQFQKFAIDLALWTLAAVLAYVFRKPSALTESSFGLNVLVYFLISGVIMAVLSSYYGLYRQTWRRIGVPDLLVLLRAVLLATLGGLAMAFLLYGYLDLPRSVPLMTGVLGLLLMGGVRLLSRVLHERVPKGQASGQRRVLIVGAGDAGTLIAREMLRHPESKMRPVGFVDDAPDKHGTSVMGLPIFGSVDTLPEVVRREDVQQVLIAVPSADGTFVRRVVDLAKDTGVSYRIIPGVFEILSGHVTLGQIRDVNLEDLLRRPPVELNTAEIADYLRGRTVMVTGAGGSIGSEIVRQIVPFGPARVVLVGRGEGSLFAIQQELRRLAPALPQTALIGDVRDQDRMRQIFAEQRPQVVFHAAAHKHVPLMEAAPSEAILNNVIGTRNVVQMCLEYGVERLVNISTDKAVNPTSVMGASKRMAEKTVSAGAARAQPGQALVSVRFGNVLGSRGSVVPTFMAQIRQGGPVTVTHPEMTRYFMTIPEAARLVLQAGGLAENGRVYVLNMGQPVKIADLAEDVIRLSGARDIEVVYSGVRPGEKLYEELLTSSEGTDATTHSEIFSARLEQVDPQGLDRDIAVLEQAAHAGDFGVIRRELDRIIPENKFGSLG, from the coding sequence ATGACTCAGCCCTCCATCCCACCGACCAGTAACTCGCCTGCCTCCCATCCGGTCTACCGCGCCCATCAGTTTCAGAAGTTCGCCATCGACTTGGCGCTCTGGACCCTGGCAGCTGTCCTGGCTTACGTCTTTCGCAAGCCCAGTGCGCTGACCGAATCCAGTTTCGGGCTGAACGTTCTGGTCTATTTCCTGATCAGCGGCGTCATCATGGCGGTCCTCAGTTCATACTACGGGCTTTACCGTCAGACCTGGCGGCGGATCGGCGTTCCGGATCTACTGGTCCTGCTGCGGGCCGTATTGCTGGCGACCCTGGGTGGGCTGGCAATGGCCTTTTTGCTGTATGGCTACCTGGATCTGCCGCGCAGTGTCCCCCTGATGACCGGCGTGCTGGGTTTGCTCCTGATGGGCGGCGTGCGGCTGCTGTCACGCGTGTTGCACGAGCGGGTGCCCAAGGGTCAGGCATCAGGTCAACGCCGGGTGCTGATTGTAGGAGCAGGCGACGCAGGAACCTTGATTGCCCGCGAAATGCTGCGCCATCCCGAAAGCAAGATGCGTCCAGTCGGCTTCGTGGACGATGCCCCCGACAAACACGGTACGTCTGTGATGGGGCTACCGATCTTCGGCAGTGTGGACACCCTGCCTGAGGTGGTGCGCCGCGAAGACGTGCAGCAAGTGCTGATCGCCGTGCCTTCGGCAGACGGTACGTTCGTACGCCGGGTGGTCGATCTGGCCAAAGACACTGGGGTCAGCTACCGGATTATTCCGGGTGTCTTTGAGATTCTGTCGGGCCATGTGACCCTGGGACAGATCCGGGACGTGAATCTAGAAGATTTGCTGCGCCGGCCCCCCGTAGAGCTGAACACAGCTGAAATCGCCGACTACTTGCGGGGCCGGACCGTGATGGTCACGGGTGCAGGGGGGAGCATCGGCTCCGAGATCGTGCGTCAGATCGTGCCCTTTGGCCCGGCGCGTGTGGTTCTGGTCGGGCGCGGTGAGGGGAGCTTGTTCGCCATTCAGCAAGAGTTGCGTCGCCTGGCTCCAGCACTCCCCCAGACGGCGCTGATTGGAGATGTGCGCGATCAAGACCGAATGCGCCAGATTTTTGCTGAGCAGCGGCCGCAGGTGGTTTTTCATGCCGCCGCACATAAGCATGTGCCGCTGATGGAGGCGGCCCCCTCCGAGGCCATCCTGAACAACGTGATCGGCACCCGCAACGTGGTGCAGATGTGCCTGGAGTATGGTGTGGAGCGCCTGGTCAACATATCCACTGACAAGGCGGTGAATCCCACCAGTGTGATGGGAGCCAGCAAACGCATGGCCGAAAAGACCGTTTCTGCGGGGGCTGCGCGGGCACAGCCAGGGCAGGCGCTGGTGTCGGTGCGCTTTGGAAACGTGCTGGGGAGCCGGGGCAGTGTAGTACCGACCTTCATGGCGCAGATTCGTCAGGGCGGTCCTGTCACCGTGACCCACCCGGAAATGACCCGCTACTTCATGACCATCCCTGAAGCGGCCCGGCTGGTGCTGCAAGCGGGCGGCCTGGCCGAAAATGGCCGAGTCTATGTCCTGAATATGGGACAACCCGTCAAGATTGCCGATCTGGCCGAAGACGTGATTCGCCTCAGCGGTGCACGGGACATTGAAGTGGTCTACAGCGGGGTGCGCCCCGGTGAGAAGCTGTACGAGGAACTGCTGACTTCCTCAGAGGGAACGGACGCCACCACCCACTCGGAGATTTTCAGTGCCCGATTGGAGCAGGTGGATCCGCAGGGACTGGACCGTGACATTGCCGTGCTGGAACAGGCGGCCCATGCCGGGGACTTTGGGGTTATCCGCCGTGAACTGGACCGAATCATTCCCGAAAACAAGTTCGGGTCACTGGGCTAA
- a CDS encoding uracil-DNA glycosylase, protein MQPVSAVWFKKDLRVTDHAALVGAAESGGPVLPLYIYEPEQLHHEEFGGHHLDYLNECLRDLAQRLAQLGSPLVIRRGEAVAVLEALSREISIGSLWAHQETGNGVSFARDLRVHAWARARGIPFYEPPQQGVFRRMVDRDRWADAWEARMSQSPVPPPVLRPPAKALRSEGCLDHRALKVERNLKVIPQGGETAARSVLDSFLAQRGRDYMWAMSSPLTAEDACSRLSAPLAFGTVSLRTVLLETRQALARSLGDQGADPRWVRSLRSFESRLHWHDHFIQRLESEPRLEFENLNRAYDGLREPHWNEEYFDRWCQGQTGYPLIDACMRMLQATGWLNFRMRAMLVSFASHHLWLHWRRPGLFLARQWLDNEPGIHWSQMQMQSGTVGINRSRVYSPTRQAREQDPQGDFIRRWVPELSAVPAPHIWRPWELPPLTAQSLGVRLGRDYPYPVVAEHGPARAAHDRLQAVRQSLQFRAEAQRIYTLHGSRKKAVIRAERERRGLPPKSERSARAPIQPRRHPMADQPNLFDTQDSSPPALTLPGDWNNVLADTLRRPALHRLAEFVEEERRQHTVYPPPEDVFTALRLTSYRDTKVLILGQDPYHGPGQAHGLAFSVQRGVRIPPSLRNIYRELQEDQGIKPPPHGNLEAWAERGVLLLNAVLTVRAGEANSHAGQGWEDLTDAVISALNTKGEGVVFVLWGAYARKKKRLITAPQHVVIESGHPSPLSVRHFAGTRPFSAVNRALAEMGMAEINWRLPE, encoded by the coding sequence ATGCAGCCAGTGTCCGCCGTCTGGTTCAAGAAAGACTTGCGCGTCACGGACCATGCGGCCCTGGTGGGCGCTGCCGAGAGCGGTGGGCCAGTGTTGCCGCTCTACATCTACGAACCAGAGCAGTTACATCACGAGGAATTCGGTGGGCATCATCTGGATTACCTGAACGAATGCCTGCGCGACCTGGCTCAGCGGCTCGCGCAGCTTGGCTCACCGTTGGTGATTCGGCGCGGTGAAGCGGTCGCCGTCCTTGAAGCCCTGAGCCGCGAGATCTCTATCGGTTCGCTGTGGGCACATCAGGAGACGGGCAACGGGGTCAGCTTTGCGCGGGATCTGCGGGTTCATGCCTGGGCGCGGGCGCGGGGCATTCCCTTCTACGAGCCGCCGCAGCAGGGTGTATTTCGCCGCATGGTGGACCGTGACCGCTGGGCCGATGCCTGGGAAGCGCGGATGTCCCAGTCGCCTGTGCCGCCGCCTGTGCTCCGCCCGCCTGCCAAGGCGCTGCGCAGCGAAGGCTGTCTGGATCACCGTGCGCTAAAAGTTGAGCGCAACCTCAAGGTGATTCCCCAGGGCGGCGAAACGGCAGCGCGGAGTGTGCTGGATTCGTTTTTGGCCCAGCGGGGGCGCGACTACATGTGGGCCATGAGTAGCCCACTGACCGCCGAAGACGCCTGTTCGCGGCTCAGCGCACCGCTGGCGTTCGGGACGGTATCTCTGCGGACAGTACTGTTAGAAACCCGCCAGGCGCTGGCCCGCTCACTGGGGGACCAAGGCGCTGATCCCCGCTGGGTGCGCTCCCTGCGCTCGTTCGAGAGTCGGCTGCACTGGCACGATCACTTTATTCAGCGGCTGGAATCCGAGCCACGCCTGGAATTCGAGAATCTGAACCGGGCCTACGATGGCCTGCGTGAACCCCACTGGAATGAGGAGTATTTTGACCGCTGGTGTCAGGGACAGACCGGCTATCCGCTGATTGACGCCTGTATGCGGATGCTGCAGGCCACCGGCTGGCTTAATTTCCGGATGCGGGCTATGTTGGTCAGCTTCGCGTCACATCACCTGTGGCTGCACTGGCGGCGGCCAGGACTGTTCTTGGCGCGGCAGTGGCTGGACAACGAGCCAGGCATTCACTGGTCGCAAATGCAGATGCAGTCTGGGACGGTGGGCATCAACCGCAGCCGGGTCTATTCTCCGACGCGCCAGGCCCGTGAGCAGGACCCGCAGGGTGACTTTATTCGCCGCTGGGTGCCGGAACTGAGTGCGGTCCCGGCACCGCACATCTGGCGGCCCTGGGAGCTGCCGCCGCTGACGGCCCAGAGCCTGGGGGTGCGGCTAGGCCGCGATTATCCTTATCCGGTGGTCGCTGAACATGGGCCGGCCCGCGCTGCCCACGACAGGCTGCAGGCGGTGCGGCAGTCCCTTCAGTTCCGCGCCGAAGCTCAGCGCATCTACACCCTACATGGTAGCCGCAAAAAAGCTGTGATCCGCGCTGAACGTGAGCGGCGCGGCCTGCCGCCCAAGTCGGAGCGTTCAGCGCGCGCCCCCATCCAACCGAGGAGACACCCTATGGCTGACCAACCCAACCTGTTTGATACTCAAGACTCCAGTCCCCCAGCTCTGACCTTGCCGGGGGACTGGAACAACGTCCTGGCCGACACCCTCCGCCGTCCCGCGCTGCACCGCCTCGCCGAATTCGTGGAGGAGGAGCGCCGTCAGCACACCGTCTATCCACCGCCCGAGGACGTCTTTACGGCACTGCGGCTCACGTCTTACCGCGATACCAAAGTGCTGATTCTAGGTCAGGACCCTTACCACGGCCCAGGTCAGGCACACGGACTGGCCTTCAGTGTGCAGCGCGGTGTCCGGATTCCGCCCAGCCTGCGGAATATTTACCGCGAACTGCAGGAGGATCAGGGGATCAAGCCGCCCCCGCACGGCAACCTGGAAGCCTGGGCCGAGCGCGGTGTGCTGCTCCTGAATGCGGTCCTGACGGTCCGTGCCGGTGAGGCCAACAGCCACGCAGGACAGGGCTGGGAAGACCTTACGGACGCAGTGATCTCCGCGTTGAATACCAAAGGGGAGGGGGTGGTCTTTGTCCTCTGGGGAGCCTATGCTCGCAAGAAGAAACGCCTGATCACCGCGCCGCAGCACGTTGTTATAGAAAGTGGACACCCCAGTCCCCTCAGCGTGCGGCATTTTGCTGGAACGCGGCCTTTTAGCGCGGTGAACCGGGCATTGGCCGAAATGGGAATGGCCGAGATCAATTGGAGGCTGCCAGAGTGA
- a CDS encoding MarR family winged helix-turn-helix transcriptional regulator, translated as MTIYEELLQTIKYSSASEEAVVSLMHTNSMVMSDFDQFIRQFGITSAQYNILRILRGAHHKGEELGRNDIRRRLIDRVSPDLTRMLVRLEKAGLISRDRQRRQGEDQRVVPTRITQRGLDLLDALDGPLVERNSRSMSGLDQEEQLELIRLLEKVRLGVRNLPPHAANQSFQEPESPAAGQVAEDAGEPSLGPQD; from the coding sequence ATGACGATTTATGAAGAGTTGTTGCAGACCATCAAGTATTCCTCCGCTTCCGAAGAGGCGGTGGTCAGCCTGATGCATACCAACTCCATGGTGATGTCGGATTTCGATCAGTTTATCCGTCAGTTTGGCATTACGTCGGCGCAGTACAACATCCTACGGATCTTGCGTGGTGCCCACCATAAGGGTGAAGAACTGGGACGCAACGATATCCGCCGCCGTCTGATTGACCGGGTCTCGCCGGACCTGACCCGGATGCTGGTCCGCCTGGAAAAAGCAGGGCTGATCAGCCGTGACCGTCAGCGCCGCCAAGGGGAGGATCAGCGAGTGGTACCGACCCGGATCACCCAGCGGGGGCTGGATCTGCTGGACGCGTTGGATGGGCCCCTCGTTGAACGCAACAGCCGCAGTATGAGTGGCTTGGACCAGGAAGAGCAGCTTGAGCTGATCCGGCTGCTGGAGAAGGTCAGGCTCGGTGTGCGTAACCTGCCGCCCCATGCAGCGAACCAGTCCTTTCAGGAGCCCGAATCCCCCGCAGCTGGCCAGGTGGCCGAAGATGCTGGAGAACCCTCCCTTGGCCCGCAGGACTGA